The proteins below come from a single Esox lucius isolate fEsoLuc1 chromosome 7, fEsoLuc1.pri, whole genome shotgun sequence genomic window:
- the gfpt2 gene encoding glutamine--fructose-6-phosphate aminotransferase [isomerizing] 2, translating into MCGIFAYLNYRVPRTRKEIFETLVKGLQRLEYRGYDSAGIGVDGPKKSDSGDTSYICLIKKRGKVKALDEELYKNDSTDLETELDTHFGIAHTRWATHGEPSAVNCHPHRSDKNNEFVVIHNGIITNYKELRKYLISKGYEFESETDTEVIPKLIKYVYDNRENDYVSFSTLVELVIQQLEGAFALVFKSVHFPGEAVATRRGSPLLIGVRSKYELSTEQIPIQYNSNAHFLEGVQQKNFRNRVDSTVALHSVSDRKAVEFYFASDASAIIEHTNKVIYLQDDDIAAVAEGKLSLHRMSRCAGEDPVRAIQTLQMELQQIMKGNFKAFMQKEIFEQPESVFNTMRGRICFDTNTVVLGGLKDHLKEIRRCRRLILIGCGTSFHAGVATRQILEELTELPVMVELASDFLDRITPVFRDDVCFLISQSGETADTLMALRYCQGRGALTVGVTNTVGSSISRETDCGVHINAGPEIGVASTKAYTSQFVALTMFGLMMSEDRISLQKRRLEIINGLRMLPGLIKEVLTLDDKIRSIADELYQQRSLLVMGRGYNYATCLEGALKIKEITYMHSEGILAGELKHGPLALIDKHMPVIMIIMRDACYTKCHNALQQVTARQGRPIILCCQDDPEITRNAYKTIELPQTVDCLQGIISVIPLQLMSFHLAVLRGYDVDCPRNLAKSVTVE; encoded by the exons ATGTGTG GAATTTTTGCTTACCTAAACTACAGAGTGCCACGGACAAGAAAGGAGATCTTTGAAACACTGGTAAAGGGTCTGCAGAGGCTGGAGTACCGAGGATATGACTCTGCAG GCATTGGAGTAGATGGGCCAAAGAAAAGCGACAGTGGTGACACCAGCTACATTTGCTTGATTAAGAAAAGAGGGAAGGTCAAGGCTCTGGATGAAGAGCTCTACA AGAACGACTCCACTGACCTGGAAACTGAGCTGGACACGCACTTTGGGATTGCTCACACCCGCTGGGCGACACATGGAGAACCCAGTGCCGTCAACTGCCATCCGCATCGCTCTGACAAGAACAACG AATTTGTTGTGATTCACAATGGCATTATCACCAACTACAAGGAGCTAAGGAAGTACCTG ATCTCCAAGGGATACGAATTTGAGTCTGAGACAGACACCGAGGTCATCCCCAAGCTGATTAAGTATGTCTATGACAACCGCGAGAACGATTACGTGTCCTTCTCCACCCTTGTTGAGCTCGTCATCCAGCAGCTG GAAGGGGCTTTTGCTCTGGTTTTTAAAAGTGTGCATTTTCCAGGGGAAGCTGTAGCTACCAG GAGAGGAAGTCCTCTGCTGATTGGAGTGAGGAGCAAGTATGAGCTGTCTACGGAACAGATCCCCATTCAATACAACAGTAATG CTCACTTTTTAGAGGGTGTTCAGCAGAAGAACTTCAGGAACAGGGTGGACAGTACCGTAGCCCTGCACTCTGTCAGTGACCGCAAGGCAGTGGAGTTCTACTTTGCCTCTGATGCAAG TGCCATCATCGAACACACCAACAAAGTGATCTACCTGCAGGATGATGATATAGCAGCGGTGGCCGAGGGCAAGCTATCTCTGCACCGAATGAGCCGGTGTGCCGGGGAGGACCCCGTCCGAGCCATCCAGACCCTACAGATGGAGCTACAGCAAATCAtgaaag GTAACTTTAAGGCCTTCATGCAGAAGGAGATCTTTGAGCAACCAGAGTCAGTCTTCAATACCATGAGAGGAAGGATCTGTTTTGACACCAATACAG TGGTCCTGGGGGGCCTGAAAGACCATCTGAAGGAGATCAGGCGCTGCAGGCGCCtcattctgattggctgtgggACCAGTTTCCATGCTGGAGTGGCA ACCAGACAGATTCTGGAGGAGCTGACCGAACTTCCAGTTATGGTGGAGCTGGCCTCGGACTTCCTGGACCGCATCACTCCAGTCTTCAGAGACGATGTCTGCTTTCTCATCAGCCAGTCTG GGGAGACGGCGGACACCCTAATGGCACTGCGCTACTGTCAGGGCCGTGGGGCTCTGACGGTAGGGGTCACCAACACAGTGGGCAGTTCCATCTCCCGCGAGACGGACTGCGGCGTTCACATCAATGCAGGCCCTGAGATTGGCGTGGCCAGCACCAAG GCGTACACCAGCCAGTTCGTGGCCCTTACCATGTTCGGTCTAATGATGAGTGAAGACCGGATCTCCCTGCAGAAGAGGCGACTGGAGATCATTAACGGCTTAAGGATGCTGCCAG GCTTGATCAAGGAGGTTCTGACGCTGGACGACAAGATCCGAAGCATTGCTGATGAGCTTTACCAGCAGAGGTCACTCCTGGTTATGGGCCGCGGCTACAATTACGCCACCTGTTTGGAGGGGGCACTG aAAATCAAGGAGATCACGTACATGCACTCAGAGGGCATCCTGGCCGGGGAGTTGAAGCACGGCCCCCTGGCTCTGATCGACAAACACATGCCGGTCATCATGATCATCATGAGAGACGCCTGCTACACCAAGTGTCACAATGCTCTGCAGCAAGTCACTGCACGCCAG ggtCGGCCCATTATCTTGTGTTGCCAGGATGACCCTGAGATCACGAGGAATGCTTATAAGACAATTGAGTTGCCTCAAACAGTGGACTGCCTTCAGGGCATCATTAGTGTCATTCCTCTTCAGCTTATGTCCTTCCACTTGGCAGTGCTCAGAGGATACGAT GTGGACTGCCCTAGGAACCTAGCCAAATCTGTGACAGTGGagtaa